A stretch of the Rhinoderma darwinii isolate aRhiDar2 chromosome 3, aRhiDar2.hap1, whole genome shotgun sequence genome encodes the following:
- the THOC3 gene encoding THO complex subunit 3, translating to MSDVICRRLPSIMSAPALQEHFRANNKTREFPAHSAKVHSVAWSCDGRRLASGSFDKTASVFLLEKDRLIRETNYRGHGDSVDQLCWHPTNPDLFVTASGDKTIRIWDVRSERSLTTVTTKGENINICWSPDGQTIAVGNKDDVVTFIDVKTHRPRAEEQFKFEVNEISWNNDNNMFFLTNGNGCINILSYPELKPIQSINAHPSNCICIKFDPTGKYFATGSADALVSLWDIEELVCVRCFSRLDWPVRTLSFSYDGKMLASASEDHFIDIAHVETGEKLCEVQCESPTFTVAWHPKRYILAFACDDKDGKYDSSREAGTVKLFGLPNDS from the exons ATGAGTGACGTCATTTGCCGGCGTCTTCCGTCCATCATGTCGGCTCCAGCGCTGCAGGAACATTTTAGAGCGAACAATAAGACCCGAGAGttccccgcacacagcgctaAGGTGCACTCGGTGGCCTGGAGCTGTGATGGACGACGCCTCGCGTCTGGCTCTTTCGATAAGACGGCCAGTGTATTTTTGCTGGAGAAAGATCGGCTG aTAAGAGAGACTAATTATCGCGGTCATGGCGATAGCGTCGACCAACTCTGCTGGCATCCCACAAACCCAGATCTCTTTGTTACTGCATCAGGTGACAAGACTATTCGTATATGGGATGTTCGATCTGAGAGGAGCCTTACAACTGTTACCACAAAAG GTGAAAATATAAATATCTGCTGGAGTCCAGATGGTCAGACCATTGCAGTCGGGAATAAGGACGATGTTGTCACCTTTATAGATGTTAAAACGCATCGCCCCAGAGCAGAGGAACAGTTCAAGTTTGAAGTCAATGAAATCTCCTGGAACAATGATAACAATATGTTCTTCCTCACCAATGGGAATGGGTGCATTAACATTCTGAG TTATCCAGAGCTCAAACCAATTCAGTCTATTAATGCGCATCCCTCAAATTGCATTTGCATAAAATTTGACCCTACTGGAAAGTACTTTGCCACTGGCAGCGCAGATGCCCTTGTCAGTCTGTGGGACATAGAAGAGCTGGTGTGTGTGCGCTGTTTCTCCCG TTTAGACTGGCCTGTGAGGACGCTGAGCTTCAGCTATGATGGGAAAATGCTGGCGTCTGCATCTGAGGACCATTTCATTGATATTGCACATGTTGAAACAG GTGAGAAGTTGTGTGAAGTTCAGTGTGAGTCGCCCACTTTCACTGTTGCCTGGCATCCTAAGAGATATATTTTGGCATTTGCCTGTGACGACAAAGATGGCAAATATGACAGTAGTCGTGAAGCTGGCACTGTAAAATTATTTGGTCTTCCAAATGACTCTTGA